The following proteins are encoded in a genomic region of Anguilla anguilla isolate fAngAng1 chromosome 15, fAngAng1.pri, whole genome shotgun sequence:
- the usp40 gene encoding ubiquitin carboxyl-terminal hydrolase 40 isoform X1, with the protein MFGNLFEEDEESFSAVPTSGNAAKATDAEPPPPRGSVKLSGIKNQGGTCYLNSLLQTLLFTPEFREELFSLGPEELGSLADKDKPEAKVRVIPLQLQRLFAQLLLVDQQAASTADLTDSFGWSNSEESSQQDVQELNRILFSALESSLVGTPGSSLIHRLYHGNVVNQIVCKECGNTSERQEDFLDLTVSVKGVCGLEEALWNMFVEEEMFEGNNLYRCSRCDHLVTAAKSAKLRKLPPFLTVSLLRFNFDFVKCERYKETGRYSFPLTINLRPFCEQTDRPDSEFTFELFSVIIHKGGCYGGHYHVYIKDIDQLGHWEAPDEESKPKVQKKEVKVSETEVEKEDPLSVLVGILSQEEGKSVLVDQLGQKLLDRIGISWNRKFRKQYGPIGKFLQSHSEVFMLLANGTRVTLKASSPAPPGPEPAPTSPGSAPGSAPERAAEEPEPLPADGGRWFDLNDSTVAPISGKAIEKQFQGKESAYMLFYRRAGLLRPEEAKGNPSYRVPPHLVQLAQEENCQLQQRREEFDASRNTIEVRLHLAPQYQVTNGALQPVGRGQDSVITITFDRRKTVGDLRLAVYQMQDLWEGDMALTVAKSLPAGLHLYNTLSDDQQSLYTAGARDGSDLFVWNGREVGGTSVQTGAEWEPVLLTLVRPSLEEEEEEEEEAEGGVAAERGGGDAGGAGLRRTERGFAGGTTLGAVREALGPQNTLLCQESRPGCNGDGGGAGAGGGGASGGGGGASGWRVFPAADMHRTLKELALRDGDALLVLEPQALDTSIISVSGDIVTVTTPSDCRWLLVEFSPRGGRGAAGEEEQDERERRRGKVPASGNMLLLEVKQRAMEVLQLQDQLQDVKCCLRQVDSTGRLLPPVCEHLSVREAGVKLMTSLLLCPGEAPGPTQLFLYYTVGSDSPAAAERELTVEETLTVKECLKLIVKLAGLEGEAWHLRKTDWCEEVGDALTEEDATLAELRIHSGDTLVLTEGRLPPKGFLKLPVWLYGLQSDRYVSQEAQGNHVTNGVEGDPAAVTGAEFRFAGQVEISGEASLDDLKTQVMTLPSLQDVCVPAPPFLRVWVLEGRRLSKILRGNQLPLKNLKLGSGTELCVQQLLKEENLGPKELVLRVQMGIPGEQEFYPPEELVWDTSRDSSPRALHHALAAQYGVSPDCLHIAKHLPEKHAWMAISNWSQQVSKRKKKKRAESLQGAPFHLKDGDLIGVKNLLIDSNRDFCTLRDVLGQQRLRQEAESRRKGRGPNTRAEPSQEAGPERKVAGKCRKPEVALSINVGVFR; encoded by the exons atgtttggaaatctgtTCGAAGAAGACGAGGAATCCTTTTCTGCCGTCCCCACCAGCGGAAACGCCGCGAAAGCGACAGACGCCGAGCCTCCCCCACCGCGGGGAAGTGTGAAGCTCAGCGGAATTAAGAACCAAGGTGGCACCTGTTACCTGAACTCCCTGCTGCAAACCTTACTCTTTACGCCAGAGTTCAGAG AGGAGTTATTCAGTTTGGGACCGGAGGAGCTGGGAAGTCTTGCTGACAAGGACAAACCGGAGGCCAAG GTGCGGGTCATCCCTCTCCAGCTGCAGAGGCTGTTTgcccagctgctgctggtggacCAGCAGGCCGCCTCCACTGCCGATCTGACGGACAGCTTCGGCTGGTCCAACAGCGAG GAGAGCAGCCAGCAGGATGTGCAGGAGCTGAACCGCATCCTGTTCAGCGCGCTGGAGAGCTCACTGGTGGGAACCCCCGGCAGCAGCCTCATCCACCGCCTCTACCACGGCAATGTCGTCAACCAGATCGTGTGCAAGGAGTGCGGCAACACCAGCGAGAGACAG GAGGACTTCCTGGACCTCACAGTGTCGGTGAAGGGCGTGTGTGGCCTGGAGGAGGCGCTGTGGAACATGTTTGTGGAGGAGGAGATGTTCGAGGGGAACAACCTGTACCGCTGCAGCCGCTGCGATCACCTGGTCACGGCTGCCAAG tCAGCCAAGCTGAGGAAGCTGCCCCCGTTCCTGACGGTGTCCTTGCTGAGGTTCAACTTCGACTTCGTCAAGTGCGAGCGCTACAAAGAGACGGGCCGCTACAGCTTTCCGCTAACCATCAACCTCCGGCCCTTCTGTGAGCAG acagacaggccggACTCAGAGTTCACCTTTGAACTCTTCTCCGTCATCATACACAAAGGAGGCTGCTATGGCGGACACTACCACGTCTACATCAAGGACATTGACCAGCTGGGCCACTGGGAGGCGCCG gatgaaGAGTCCAAACCTAAAGTTCAGAAGAAGGAGGTGAAGGTTAGTGAGACGGAGGTGGAGAAGGAAGACCCGCTGTCCGTGCTCGTAGGCATCCTGTCCCAG gaagagggaaagagcgTTCTGGTGGACCAGCTGGGGCAGAAGCTGCTGGACAGAATCGGGATATCCTGGAACAGGAAGTTTCGCAAGCAGTACGGACCCATCGGAAAG TTTCTGCAGAGTCACTCTGAGGTGTTCATGCTGCTGGCCAACGGGACCCGGGTCACCCTCAAggcctccagccccgcccccccggggccGGAGCCCGCGCCGACCTcacccggctccgcccccggttCCGCCCCCGAGCGCGCCGCGGAGGAGCCGGAACCGCTCCCCGCGGACGGCGGCCGCTGGTTCGACCTGAACGACTCCACGGTCGCGCCCATCTCGGGGAAGGCCATCGAGAAGCAGTTCCAGGGCAAGGAGAGCGCCTACATGCTGTTCTACCGCCGGGCGGGGCTGCTCAGGCCGGAGGAGG CGAAAGGAAACCCCAGTTACAGGGTTCCCCCTCACCTGGTTCAGCTGGCCCAGGAGGAGAACTGTCAGCTGCAACAGAGACG GGAGGAGTTTGACGCCTCCAGAAACACCATTGAGGTGCGCCTGCACCTCGCCCCTCAGTACCAGGTGACCAACGGAGCCCTGCAGCctgtggggcggggccaggacaGCGTCATCACCATCACCTTCGACCGCCGCAAGACCGTGGGAGACTTACGCCTGGCCGTCTATCAG ATGCAGGACCTGTGGGAGGGGGACATGGCTCTGACGGTGGCCAAGAGTCTTCCGGCCGGACTGCACCTGTACAACACACTTTCAG ACGACCAGCAGTCCCTGTACACCGCGGGCGCACGCGACGGCTCGGACCTGTTCGTTTGGAACGGCAGAGAG GTGGGCGGAACCAGCGTGCAGACTGGGGCGGAGTGGGAGCCCGTGCTGCTCACCCTGGTGCGGCCCTccctggaggaggaagaggaggaggaggaggaggcggaggggggcgtggccgcggagaggggcgggggggacgcgGGCGGCGCGGGGCTGCGGCGGACGGAGCGGGGGTTCGCGGGCGGGACCACGCTGGGGGCCGTGCGGGAGGCCCTGGGGCCCCAGAACACGCTGCTGTGCCAGGAGAGCAGGCCGGGCTGCaacggggacgggggcggggccggggccggagggggtggggccagcggcggagggggcggggccagtggcTGGAGGGTGTTTCCCGCCGCTGACATGCACAGGACGCTGAAGGAGCTGGCCCTGAGGGACGGCGACGCCCTCCTGGTGCTGGAGCCGCAGGCGCTGGACAccag CATCATCAGCGTCAGCGGCGACATCGTCACCGTGACAACCCCATCCGACTGCCGCTGGCTGCTGGTGGAGTTCAGTCCccggggaggaagaggagctgcgggggaggaagagcaggatgaacgggagaggagaagggggaaaGTGCCTGCTTCTGgaaacatg ctgctgctggaggtgaAGCAGAGGGCCATGGAGGTGCTACAGCTGCAGGACCAGCTCCAAG ATGTGAAGTGTTGTCTGAGGCAGGTGGACAGCACTGGCAGACTCCTGCCTCCAG tgtgtgagcacCTGAGCGTGCGGGAGGCCGGTGTGAAGCTCAtgacctccctgctcctctgtcCTGGAGAGGCTCCAGGTCCCACACAG ctCTTCCTGTACTACACTGTGGGTTCAGacagccctgctgctgcagagaggGAGCTGACTGTAGAGGAGACTCTGACAGTGAAAGAG TGTCTGAAGCTGATTGTGAAGTTGGCGGGACTGGAAG GGGAAGCCTGGCACCTGCGGAAGACTGACTGGTGTGAGGAGGTGGGAGACGCCCTCACGGAGGAG GACGCCACTCTGGCCGAGCTGAGGATCCACAGCGGGGACACGCTGGTGCTGACGGAGGGCCGCCTGCCCCCCAAG gGGTTCCTGAAACTGCCAGTGTGGCTGTACGGGCTGCAGAGCGACCGCTACGTCTCACAGGAAGCTCAGGGAAACCATGTGACCAACGGGGTGGAAGGAGACCCGGCCGCAG TGACTGGAGCTGAGTTTCGGTTCGCGGGACAGGTGGAGATTTCGGGGGAAGCGTCGCTCGATGACCTAAAGACTCAG GTGATGACCCTGCCCTCTCTGCaggacgtgtgtgtgcctgccccGCCCTTCCTGCGCGTGTGGGTACTGGAGGGCAGGAGGCTCAGCAAGATCCTGAGAGGAAACCAGCTGCCGCTCAA gaaccTGAAGTTGGGTAGTGGGACAGAACTGTGTGTCCAGCAGCTACTGAAGGAGGAGAATCTGGG CCCTAAGGAGCTCGTGCTGCGGGTGCAGATGGGGATCCCGGGGGAGCAGGAGTTCTACCCCCCTGAGGAGCTGGTTTGGGACACGTCCCGGGACAGCTCCCCCCGCGCCCTCCACCACGCCCTCGCCGCCCAGTACGGCGTCTCTCCCGACTGCCTGCACATCGCCAAACACCTCCCCGAAAAGCACGCCTGGATGGCCATCTCCAACTGG AGCCAGCAGGTGTCCAAacgaaagaagaagaagagggcgGAGAGTTTGCAGGGCGCCCCGTTTCACCTGAAGGACGGAGACCTGATCGGAGtgaag AATCTCCTGATCGACAGCAACAGGGACTTCTGCACGCTGAGAGACGTGCTGGGCCAGCAGCGGCTGAGGCAGGAGGCCGAGAGCCGGCGGAAAGG CAGGGGTCCGAACACGAGGGCGGAGCCCAGCCAGGAAGCGGGACCAGAGCGGAAGGTCGCAGGGAAATGCAGGAAGCCAGAGGTGGCCTTGTCAATCAACGTAGGGGTGTTCAgatag
- the usp40 gene encoding ubiquitin carboxyl-terminal hydrolase 40 isoform X2, whose protein sequence is MFGNLFEEDEESFSAVPTSGNAAKATDAEPPPPRGSVKLSGIKNQGGTCYLNSLLQTLLFTPEFREELFSLGPEELGSLADKDKPEAKVRVIPLQLQRLFAQLLLVDQQAASTADLTDSFGWSNSEESSQQDVQELNRILFSALESSLVGTPGSSLIHRLYHGNVVNQIVCKECGNTSERQEDFLDLTVSVKGVCGLEEALWNMFVEEEMFEGNNLYRCSRCDHLVTAAKSAKLRKLPPFLTVSLLRFNFDFVKCERYKETGRYSFPLTINLRPFCEQTDRPDSEFTFELFSVIIHKGGCYGGHYHVYIKDIDQLGHWEAPDEESKPKVQKKEVKVSETEVEKEDPLSVLVGILSQEEGKSVLVDQLGQKLLDRIGISWNRKFRKQYGPIGKFLQSHSEVFMLLANGTRVTLKASSPAPPGPEPAPTSPGSAPGSAPERAAEEPEPLPADGGRWFDLNDSTVAPISGKAIEKQFQGKESAYMLFYRRAGLLRPEEAKGNPSYRVPPHLVQLAQEENCQLQQRREEFDASRNTIEVRLHLAPQYQVTNGALQPVGRGQDSVITITFDRRKTVGDLRLAVYQMQDLWEGDMALTVAKSLPAGLHLYNTLSDDQQSLYTAGARDGSDLFVWNGREVGGTSVQTGAEWEPVLLTLVRPSLEEEEEEEEEAEGGVAAERGGGDAGGAGLRRTERGFAGGTTLGAVREALGPQNTLLCQESRPGCNGDGGGAGAGGGGASGGGGGASGWRVFPAADMHRTLKELALRDGDALLVLEPQALDTSIISVSGDIVTVTTPSDCRWLLVEFSPRGGRGAAGEEEQDERERRRGKVPASGNMLLLEVKQRAMEVLQLQDQLQDVKCCLRQVDSTGRLLPPVCEHLSVREAGVKLMTSLLLCPGEAPGPTQLFLYYTVGSDSPAAAERELTVEETLTVKECLKLIVKLAGLEGEAWHLRKTDWCEEVGDALTEEDATLAELRIHSGDTLVLTEGRLPPKGFLKLPVWLYGLQSDRYVSQEAQGNHVTNGVEGDPAAVTGAEFRFAGQVEISGEASLDDLKTQVMTLPSLQDVCVPAPPFLRVWVLEGRRLSKILRGNQLPLKNLKLGSGTELCVQQLLKEENLGPKELVLRVQMGIPGEQEFYPPEELVWDTSRDSSPRALHHALAAQYGVSPDCLHIAKHLPEKHAWMAISNWSQQVSKRKKKKRAESLQGAPFHLKDGDLIGVKNLLIDSNRDFCTLRDVLGQQRLRQEAESRRKGGPNTRAEPSQEAGPERKVAGKCRKPEVALSINVGVFR, encoded by the exons atgtttggaaatctgtTCGAAGAAGACGAGGAATCCTTTTCTGCCGTCCCCACCAGCGGAAACGCCGCGAAAGCGACAGACGCCGAGCCTCCCCCACCGCGGGGAAGTGTGAAGCTCAGCGGAATTAAGAACCAAGGTGGCACCTGTTACCTGAACTCCCTGCTGCAAACCTTACTCTTTACGCCAGAGTTCAGAG AGGAGTTATTCAGTTTGGGACCGGAGGAGCTGGGAAGTCTTGCTGACAAGGACAAACCGGAGGCCAAG GTGCGGGTCATCCCTCTCCAGCTGCAGAGGCTGTTTgcccagctgctgctggtggacCAGCAGGCCGCCTCCACTGCCGATCTGACGGACAGCTTCGGCTGGTCCAACAGCGAG GAGAGCAGCCAGCAGGATGTGCAGGAGCTGAACCGCATCCTGTTCAGCGCGCTGGAGAGCTCACTGGTGGGAACCCCCGGCAGCAGCCTCATCCACCGCCTCTACCACGGCAATGTCGTCAACCAGATCGTGTGCAAGGAGTGCGGCAACACCAGCGAGAGACAG GAGGACTTCCTGGACCTCACAGTGTCGGTGAAGGGCGTGTGTGGCCTGGAGGAGGCGCTGTGGAACATGTTTGTGGAGGAGGAGATGTTCGAGGGGAACAACCTGTACCGCTGCAGCCGCTGCGATCACCTGGTCACGGCTGCCAAG tCAGCCAAGCTGAGGAAGCTGCCCCCGTTCCTGACGGTGTCCTTGCTGAGGTTCAACTTCGACTTCGTCAAGTGCGAGCGCTACAAAGAGACGGGCCGCTACAGCTTTCCGCTAACCATCAACCTCCGGCCCTTCTGTGAGCAG acagacaggccggACTCAGAGTTCACCTTTGAACTCTTCTCCGTCATCATACACAAAGGAGGCTGCTATGGCGGACACTACCACGTCTACATCAAGGACATTGACCAGCTGGGCCACTGGGAGGCGCCG gatgaaGAGTCCAAACCTAAAGTTCAGAAGAAGGAGGTGAAGGTTAGTGAGACGGAGGTGGAGAAGGAAGACCCGCTGTCCGTGCTCGTAGGCATCCTGTCCCAG gaagagggaaagagcgTTCTGGTGGACCAGCTGGGGCAGAAGCTGCTGGACAGAATCGGGATATCCTGGAACAGGAAGTTTCGCAAGCAGTACGGACCCATCGGAAAG TTTCTGCAGAGTCACTCTGAGGTGTTCATGCTGCTGGCCAACGGGACCCGGGTCACCCTCAAggcctccagccccgcccccccggggccGGAGCCCGCGCCGACCTcacccggctccgcccccggttCCGCCCCCGAGCGCGCCGCGGAGGAGCCGGAACCGCTCCCCGCGGACGGCGGCCGCTGGTTCGACCTGAACGACTCCACGGTCGCGCCCATCTCGGGGAAGGCCATCGAGAAGCAGTTCCAGGGCAAGGAGAGCGCCTACATGCTGTTCTACCGCCGGGCGGGGCTGCTCAGGCCGGAGGAGG CGAAAGGAAACCCCAGTTACAGGGTTCCCCCTCACCTGGTTCAGCTGGCCCAGGAGGAGAACTGTCAGCTGCAACAGAGACG GGAGGAGTTTGACGCCTCCAGAAACACCATTGAGGTGCGCCTGCACCTCGCCCCTCAGTACCAGGTGACCAACGGAGCCCTGCAGCctgtggggcggggccaggacaGCGTCATCACCATCACCTTCGACCGCCGCAAGACCGTGGGAGACTTACGCCTGGCCGTCTATCAG ATGCAGGACCTGTGGGAGGGGGACATGGCTCTGACGGTGGCCAAGAGTCTTCCGGCCGGACTGCACCTGTACAACACACTTTCAG ACGACCAGCAGTCCCTGTACACCGCGGGCGCACGCGACGGCTCGGACCTGTTCGTTTGGAACGGCAGAGAG GTGGGCGGAACCAGCGTGCAGACTGGGGCGGAGTGGGAGCCCGTGCTGCTCACCCTGGTGCGGCCCTccctggaggaggaagaggaggaggaggaggaggcggaggggggcgtggccgcggagaggggcgggggggacgcgGGCGGCGCGGGGCTGCGGCGGACGGAGCGGGGGTTCGCGGGCGGGACCACGCTGGGGGCCGTGCGGGAGGCCCTGGGGCCCCAGAACACGCTGCTGTGCCAGGAGAGCAGGCCGGGCTGCaacggggacgggggcggggccggggccggagggggtggggccagcggcggagggggcggggccagtggcTGGAGGGTGTTTCCCGCCGCTGACATGCACAGGACGCTGAAGGAGCTGGCCCTGAGGGACGGCGACGCCCTCCTGGTGCTGGAGCCGCAGGCGCTGGACAccag CATCATCAGCGTCAGCGGCGACATCGTCACCGTGACAACCCCATCCGACTGCCGCTGGCTGCTGGTGGAGTTCAGTCCccggggaggaagaggagctgcgggggaggaagagcaggatgaacgggagaggagaagggggaaaGTGCCTGCTTCTGgaaacatg ctgctgctggaggtgaAGCAGAGGGCCATGGAGGTGCTACAGCTGCAGGACCAGCTCCAAG ATGTGAAGTGTTGTCTGAGGCAGGTGGACAGCACTGGCAGACTCCTGCCTCCAG tgtgtgagcacCTGAGCGTGCGGGAGGCCGGTGTGAAGCTCAtgacctccctgctcctctgtcCTGGAGAGGCTCCAGGTCCCACACAG ctCTTCCTGTACTACACTGTGGGTTCAGacagccctgctgctgcagagaggGAGCTGACTGTAGAGGAGACTCTGACAGTGAAAGAG TGTCTGAAGCTGATTGTGAAGTTGGCGGGACTGGAAG GGGAAGCCTGGCACCTGCGGAAGACTGACTGGTGTGAGGAGGTGGGAGACGCCCTCACGGAGGAG GACGCCACTCTGGCCGAGCTGAGGATCCACAGCGGGGACACGCTGGTGCTGACGGAGGGCCGCCTGCCCCCCAAG gGGTTCCTGAAACTGCCAGTGTGGCTGTACGGGCTGCAGAGCGACCGCTACGTCTCACAGGAAGCTCAGGGAAACCATGTGACCAACGGGGTGGAAGGAGACCCGGCCGCAG TGACTGGAGCTGAGTTTCGGTTCGCGGGACAGGTGGAGATTTCGGGGGAAGCGTCGCTCGATGACCTAAAGACTCAG GTGATGACCCTGCCCTCTCTGCaggacgtgtgtgtgcctgccccGCCCTTCCTGCGCGTGTGGGTACTGGAGGGCAGGAGGCTCAGCAAGATCCTGAGAGGAAACCAGCTGCCGCTCAA gaaccTGAAGTTGGGTAGTGGGACAGAACTGTGTGTCCAGCAGCTACTGAAGGAGGAGAATCTGGG CCCTAAGGAGCTCGTGCTGCGGGTGCAGATGGGGATCCCGGGGGAGCAGGAGTTCTACCCCCCTGAGGAGCTGGTTTGGGACACGTCCCGGGACAGCTCCCCCCGCGCCCTCCACCACGCCCTCGCCGCCCAGTACGGCGTCTCTCCCGACTGCCTGCACATCGCCAAACACCTCCCCGAAAAGCACGCCTGGATGGCCATCTCCAACTGG AGCCAGCAGGTGTCCAAacgaaagaagaagaagagggcgGAGAGTTTGCAGGGCGCCCCGTTTCACCTGAAGGACGGAGACCTGATCGGAGtgaag AATCTCCTGATCGACAGCAACAGGGACTTCTGCACGCTGAGAGACGTGCTGGGCCAGCAGCGGCTGAGGCAGGAGGCCGAGAGCCGGCGGAAAGG GGGTCCGAACACGAGGGCGGAGCCCAGCCAGGAAGCGGGACCAGAGCGGAAGGTCGCAGGGAAATGCAGGAAGCCAGAGGTGGCCTTGTCAATCAACGTAGGGGTGTTCAgatag
- the LOC118213820 gene encoding thrombospondin-type laminin G domain and EAR repeat-containing protein-like, with the protein MSALLVAGLLLLLPGLSWGSASPWRPCTDLLPLDFLSLVLPKGGEALMGVRMVQDGGARGLRFTGPPRALSFPASQLFINCELFPQEFSIVVTLKVARVAPKKSEYIFSLVEEDTERMLMGLRFSQDRLHFLFLGPGGWERLAFRSVRLADGRWHTLVLAVSGPYATLTVDCGMPLDLANGKPFPSAFSTKGSRFYVGSRKRWKGLFSGLMQQLVLLPGSDATPRICPSSNPRLAVLSVPQALLQLPIKSPGTEALIYPYEADLRVTLGTQPLCGKTELGQLWFDTLKRGLFLCDGGAWVSMLQEKERLDYVEDYQDLYTNSETFDVEVFQIPSVGLFVATANRDSKRGSGIYKWSDGKLEPYQNISTWEAMAWKYFTVDKKKFLVVANSRGKRAGDRELSVIYKWSPRKLRFLQYQSLETHSARDWEAFHIQGEDFLAVANHRQGDNNHNINSVIYKWNPGAKAFEVNQTIRTSGAYDWEFFTAGPYHFLAVANTFDGASTQIESAVYVWLGGTFQLFQAITTFGATDWEMFQIGSRIFLAVANGQKLYRKGPSVYNLNSTIYELNMATKTFLMFQDIATYSAVDWEFFTLGDEKFLVVANSYDGTSYSLNSVIYRWQGYEGFVPVHRLPTIGCKDWEFFASTEGSYLIYSSATEPLSKVFRLKTY; encoded by the exons ATGTCCGCGCTGCTGGTGGCCgggctgctcctcctcctccctgggcTCAGCTGGGGCTCGGCATCGCCATGGAGACCCTGCACAG ATCTGTTGCCGCTCGACTTCCTGTCCCTGGTTCTTCCCAAGGGCGGGGAGGCCCTGATGGGGGTGCGCATGGTTCAGGACGGGGGGGCCCGGGGGCTGCGTTTCACCGGGCCCCCCCGCGCGCTCAGCTTCCCCGCCTCTCAGCTCTTCATCAACTGCGAGCTCTTCCCTCAGGAGTTCTCCATCGTGGTCACGCTGAAAGTGGCCCGTGTGGCCCCTAAG aagagCGAGTACATCTTTTCTCTGGTGGAGGAGGACACAGAGCGGATGCTCATGGGCCTGCGCTTCTCTCAGGACcggctccacttcctgttcctgggcCCGGGAGGGTGGGAGCGGCTGGCCTTCCGGTCCGTGCGGCTCGCCGACGGCCGCTGGCACACCCTGGTGCTGGCGGTGAGCGGGCCGTACGCCACCCTCACCGTGGACTGCGGGATGCCCCTGGACCT GGCGAACGGGAAGCCATTCCCCTCCGCGTTCAGCACCAAGGGCTCCAGGTTCTACGTGGGCAGCCGGAAGCGTTGGAAAGGCCTGTTCTCC GGGCTGATGCAGCAGCTGGTTCTGTTGCCCGGGTCCGACGCTACCCCGCGCATTTGCCCCTCCTCGAACCCCAGGCTCGCCGTCCTCTCCGTGCCCCAGGCCCTGCTGCAACTGCCAATCAAATCGCCCGGGACCGAAGCCCTAATCTACCCTTACG AGGCTGATTTGCGCGTGACCCTGGGGACGCAGCCTCTTTGCGGGAAGACGGAGCTGGGCCAGCTGTGGTTTGACACCCTAAAGAGGGGCCTCTTCCTGTGTGACGGCGGGGCCTGGGTCTCCATGCTGCAAG AGAAAGAGCGGCTGGACTACGTGGAGGATTACCAGGACCTCTACACCAACTCCGAGACGTTCGACGTGGAGGTTTTCCAGATCCCCTCCGTCGGCCTATTCGTCGCGACCGCAAACCGCGATTCTAAGCGGGGATCTGGGATTTACAAGTGGAGCGACGGGAAGCTGGAGCCGTACCAGAACATCAGCACCTGGGAAGCGATGGCCTGGAAGTACTTCACCGTGGACAAGAAG AAGTTTTTGGTGGTGGCCAATTCTCGGGGGAAGAGGGCGGGGGACCGGGAGCTGTCTGTCATCTACAAGTGGAGCCCGAGGAAGCTGAGGTTCCTGCAGTACCAGTCGCTGGAGACCCACAGCGCCCGCGACTGGGAGGCCTTCCACATCCAGGGGGAGGACTTCCTCGCCGTGGCCAATCACAGACAAG gagACAACAACCACAATATCAACAGCGTGATCTACAAGTGGAACCCGGGCGCGAAGGCCTTCGAAGTGAACCAGACCATCCGGACCTCGGGGGCGTACGACTGGGAGTTCTTCACCGCCGGCCCGTACCACTTCCTGGCGGTGGCCAACACGTTCGACGGCGCCTCCACGCAGATCGAGTCCGCCGTCTACGTGTGGCTGGGCGGGACGTTCCAGCTCTTCCAGGCCATCACG ACATTTGGAGCGACAGACTGGGAGATGTTCCAGATCGGAAGCAGGATCTTCCTAGCGGTGGCCAATGGGCAAAAATTATACAGGAAAGGGCCGAGCGTCTACAATCTCAACTCCACCATCTATGAGCTCAACATGGCCACCAAGACTTTCCTCATGTTTCAGGACATTGCCACCTACAG TGCAGTTGACTGGGAGTTTTTTACGCTGGGTGATGAAAAGTTTCTGGTGGTGGCCAATTCCTACGACGGAACGTCTTACTCTTTAAACAGTGTCATTTACAG GTGGCAGGGGTATGAAGGGTTCGTGCCCGTCCACCGGCTGCCCACCATTGGGTGCAAGGACTGGGAGTTCTTCGCCTCCACAGAGGGGTCCTATCTCATCTACTCCAGCGCCACAGAGCCCCTGTCCAAAGTCTTCCGGCTGAAGACCTACTGA